One genomic segment of Stigmatopora argus isolate UIUO_Sarg chromosome 3, RoL_Sarg_1.0, whole genome shotgun sequence includes these proteins:
- the sergef gene encoding secretion-regulating guanine nucleotide exchange factor isoform X3 yields MATTSLQEFCLVAWGANSYGQLDQGHEEDQAVPKISNKAALQKRTVRLLCGGGGHTVVVTDDGKAFTCGQNNRGQLGLGHTANCSTLQHISGLNQRVTNVACGWDFTLLLTDCGNLLACGSNVFGQLGTSHVTSHSAKLILIEDLKDCVMNVAAGLRHALVITGLTHKKPRVVAAGSAHCVCLTGDGDLFLWGSNKHNQLTATEAFTATPAPLDRSLLGGEKVVNVWSGWTHVIAQTERGRVFTWGRGNYGQLGRPLAAGPNSEPRSADNSSKAFLPAEVKGLCGATQIACGSEHNLATVGERLLSWGWNEHGMCGDGSLADVFEPRLLPGLTPLVIGCGAGHSVAVCVENTNHFT; encoded by the exons ATGGCAACTACCTCCCTACAGGAGTTTTGTTTGGTCGCGTGG GGTGCGAACAGCTACGGGCAGCTTGATCAGGGACATGAAGAGGATCAGGCAGTCCCGAAGATCTCCAACAAGGCTGCTTTACAGAAAAGGACCGTCCGGCTTCTTTGCGGTGGTGGGGGACACACGGTGGTTGTCACTG ATGATGGAAAGGCGTTCACGTGTGGGCAGAATAACAGGGGCCAGCTTGGACTCGGACACACTGCCAACTGCTCAACACTTCAACACATCTCAGGCCTGAATCAGAGAGTCACGAATGTCGCCTGTGGCTGGGATTTTACTCTTCTCCTTACTG ATTGTGGTAATTTATTAGCATGTGGCTCCAATGTGTTTGGACAGCTTGGTACTAGCCATGTGACTTCCCACTCTGCAAAGCTGATACTCATAGAG GATCTGAAGGACTGTGTGATGAACGTAGCAGCAGGCCTCCGACACGCTCTAGTCATCACAG GTCTGACTCATAAGAAGCCTCGTGTTGTTGCCGCGGGCTCGGCGCATTGTGTGTGCCTAACAG GAGATGGTGATCTGTTTCTGTGGGGAAGCAACAAGCACAATCAGCTGACTGCCACTGAAGCCTTCACGGCCACTCCGGCTCCACTCGATCGCTCGCTGCTAGGTGGAGAGAAAGTTGTAAATGTGTGGAGCGGTTGGACGCACGTTATAGCCCAAACAG AAAGAGGGAGAGTGTTCACTTGGGGTAGAGGAAATTACGGACAACTTGGCCGACCTTTGGCAGCTGGCCCGAATTCTGAGCCTCGGTCAGCAGACAATAGCAGCAAGGCCTTCCTCCCTGCCGAGGTGAAAGGTCTCTGTGGAGCCACGcag ATCGCTTGTGGATCCGAACATAACCTCGCCACCGTAG GGGAGCGTCTCCTTTCCTGGGGCTGGAACGAACACGGAATGTGCGGAGACGGTTCGCTGGCCGACGTGTTTGAGCCACGGCTCCTTCCCGGCCTCACGCCTCTTGTCATTGGCTGTGGGGCCGGACACTCTGTGGCGGTGTGCGTGGAGAATACCAATCATTTCACCTGA
- the sergef gene encoding secretion-regulating guanine nucleotide exchange factor isoform X2 encodes MATTSLQEFCLVAWGANSYGQLDQGHEEDQAVPKISNKAALQKRTVRLLCGGGGHTVVVTDDGKAFTCGQNNRGQLGLGHTANCSTLQHISGLNQRVTNVACGWDFTLLLTDCGNLLACGSNVFGQLGTSHVTSHSAKLILIEDLKDCVMNVAAGLRHALVITGLCSQAKRALSPNPVPAHLNSKVPSLVPGLTHKKPRVVAAGSAHCVCLTGDGDLFLWGSNKHNQLTATEAFTATPAPLDRSLLGGEKVVNVWSGWTHVIAQTERGRVFTWGRGNYGQLGRPLAAGPNSEPRSADNSSKAFLPAEVKGLCGATQIACGSEHNLATVGERLLSWGWNEHGMCGDGSLADVFEPRLLPGLTPLVIGCGAGHSVAVCVENTNHFT; translated from the exons ATGGCAACTACCTCCCTACAGGAGTTTTGTTTGGTCGCGTGG GGTGCGAACAGCTACGGGCAGCTTGATCAGGGACATGAAGAGGATCAGGCAGTCCCGAAGATCTCCAACAAGGCTGCTTTACAGAAAAGGACCGTCCGGCTTCTTTGCGGTGGTGGGGGACACACGGTGGTTGTCACTG ATGATGGAAAGGCGTTCACGTGTGGGCAGAATAACAGGGGCCAGCTTGGACTCGGACACACTGCCAACTGCTCAACACTTCAACACATCTCAGGCCTGAATCAGAGAGTCACGAATGTCGCCTGTGGCTGGGATTTTACTCTTCTCCTTACTG ATTGTGGTAATTTATTAGCATGTGGCTCCAATGTGTTTGGACAGCTTGGTACTAGCCATGTGACTTCCCACTCTGCAAAGCTGATACTCATAGAG GATCTGAAGGACTGTGTGATGAACGTAGCAGCAGGCCTCCGACACGCTCTAGTCATCACAG GTCTCTGTAGCCAAGCCAAGAGAGCACTTAGTCCAAACCCTGTTCCAGCCCACCTCAACTCAAAGGTTCCTTCTCTGGTGCCTG GTCTGACTCATAAGAAGCCTCGTGTTGTTGCCGCGGGCTCGGCGCATTGTGTGTGCCTAACAG GAGATGGTGATCTGTTTCTGTGGGGAAGCAACAAGCACAATCAGCTGACTGCCACTGAAGCCTTCACGGCCACTCCGGCTCCACTCGATCGCTCGCTGCTAGGTGGAGAGAAAGTTGTAAATGTGTGGAGCGGTTGGACGCACGTTATAGCCCAAACAG AAAGAGGGAGAGTGTTCACTTGGGGTAGAGGAAATTACGGACAACTTGGCCGACCTTTGGCAGCTGGCCCGAATTCTGAGCCTCGGTCAGCAGACAATAGCAGCAAGGCCTTCCTCCCTGCCGAGGTGAAAGGTCTCTGTGGAGCCACGcag ATCGCTTGTGGATCCGAACATAACCTCGCCACCGTAG GGGAGCGTCTCCTTTCCTGGGGCTGGAACGAACACGGAATGTGCGGAGACGGTTCGCTGGCCGACGTGTTTGAGCCACGGCTCCTTCCCGGCCTCACGCCTCTTGTCATTGGCTGTGGGGCCGGACACTCTGTGGCGGTGTGCGTGGAGAATACCAATCATTTCACCTGA
- the sergef gene encoding secretion-regulating guanine nucleotide exchange factor isoform X1 codes for MATTSLQEFCLVAWGANSYGQLDQGHEEDQAVPKISNKAALQKRTVRLLCGGGGHTVVVTDDGKAFTCGQNNRGQLGLGHTANCSTLQHISGLNQRVTNVACGWDFTLLLTDCGNLLACGSNVFGQLGTSHVTSHSAKLILIEDLKDCVMNVAAGLRHALVITDSGCVYQWGTGLCSQAKRALSPNPVPAHLNSKVPSLVPGLTHKKPRVVAAGSAHCVCLTGDGDLFLWGSNKHNQLTATEAFTATPAPLDRSLLGGEKVVNVWSGWTHVIAQTERGRVFTWGRGNYGQLGRPLAAGPNSEPRSADNSSKAFLPAEVKGLCGATQIACGSEHNLATVGERLLSWGWNEHGMCGDGSLADVFEPRLLPGLTPLVIGCGAGHSVAVCVENTNHFT; via the exons ATGGCAACTACCTCCCTACAGGAGTTTTGTTTGGTCGCGTGG GGTGCGAACAGCTACGGGCAGCTTGATCAGGGACATGAAGAGGATCAGGCAGTCCCGAAGATCTCCAACAAGGCTGCTTTACAGAAAAGGACCGTCCGGCTTCTTTGCGGTGGTGGGGGACACACGGTGGTTGTCACTG ATGATGGAAAGGCGTTCACGTGTGGGCAGAATAACAGGGGCCAGCTTGGACTCGGACACACTGCCAACTGCTCAACACTTCAACACATCTCAGGCCTGAATCAGAGAGTCACGAATGTCGCCTGTGGCTGGGATTTTACTCTTCTCCTTACTG ATTGTGGTAATTTATTAGCATGTGGCTCCAATGTGTTTGGACAGCTTGGTACTAGCCATGTGACTTCCCACTCTGCAAAGCTGATACTCATAGAG GATCTGAAGGACTGTGTGATGAACGTAGCAGCAGGCCTCCGACACGCTCTAGTCATCACAG ACTCGGGATGTGTCTACCAATGGGGGACAGGTCTCTGTAGCCAAGCCAAGAGAGCACTTAGTCCAAACCCTGTTCCAGCCCACCTCAACTCAAAGGTTCCTTCTCTGGTGCCTG GTCTGACTCATAAGAAGCCTCGTGTTGTTGCCGCGGGCTCGGCGCATTGTGTGTGCCTAACAG GAGATGGTGATCTGTTTCTGTGGGGAAGCAACAAGCACAATCAGCTGACTGCCACTGAAGCCTTCACGGCCACTCCGGCTCCACTCGATCGCTCGCTGCTAGGTGGAGAGAAAGTTGTAAATGTGTGGAGCGGTTGGACGCACGTTATAGCCCAAACAG AAAGAGGGAGAGTGTTCACTTGGGGTAGAGGAAATTACGGACAACTTGGCCGACCTTTGGCAGCTGGCCCGAATTCTGAGCCTCGGTCAGCAGACAATAGCAGCAAGGCCTTCCTCCCTGCCGAGGTGAAAGGTCTCTGTGGAGCCACGcag ATCGCTTGTGGATCCGAACATAACCTCGCCACCGTAG GGGAGCGTCTCCTTTCCTGGGGCTGGAACGAACACGGAATGTGCGGAGACGGTTCGCTGGCCGACGTGTTTGAGCCACGGCTCCTTCCCGGCCTCACGCCTCTTGTCATTGGCTGTGGGGCCGGACACTCTGTGGCGGTGTGCGTGGAGAATACCAATCATTTCACCTGA
- the sergef gene encoding secretion-regulating guanine nucleotide exchange factor isoform X5, whose product MATTSLQEFCLVAWGANSYGQLDQGHEEDQAVPKISNKAALQKRTVRLLCGGGGHTVVVTDDGKAFTCGQNNRGQLGLGHTANCSTLQHISGLNQRVTNVACGWDFTLLLTDCGNLLACGSNVFGQLGTSHVTSHSAKLILIEDLKDCVMNVAAGLRHALVITDSGCVYQWGTGLCSQAKRALSPNPVPAHLNSKVPSLVPGLTHKKPRVVAAGSAHCVCLTGDGDLFLWGSNKHNQLTATEAFTATPAPLDRSLLGGEKVVNVWSGWTHVIAQTERGRVFTWGRGNYGQLGRPLAAGPNSEPRSADNSSKAFLPAEVKGLCGATQIACGSEHNLATVVTIHNSRRRERCVCMCC is encoded by the exons ATGGCAACTACCTCCCTACAGGAGTTTTGTTTGGTCGCGTGG GGTGCGAACAGCTACGGGCAGCTTGATCAGGGACATGAAGAGGATCAGGCAGTCCCGAAGATCTCCAACAAGGCTGCTTTACAGAAAAGGACCGTCCGGCTTCTTTGCGGTGGTGGGGGACACACGGTGGTTGTCACTG ATGATGGAAAGGCGTTCACGTGTGGGCAGAATAACAGGGGCCAGCTTGGACTCGGACACACTGCCAACTGCTCAACACTTCAACACATCTCAGGCCTGAATCAGAGAGTCACGAATGTCGCCTGTGGCTGGGATTTTACTCTTCTCCTTACTG ATTGTGGTAATTTATTAGCATGTGGCTCCAATGTGTTTGGACAGCTTGGTACTAGCCATGTGACTTCCCACTCTGCAAAGCTGATACTCATAGAG GATCTGAAGGACTGTGTGATGAACGTAGCAGCAGGCCTCCGACACGCTCTAGTCATCACAG ACTCGGGATGTGTCTACCAATGGGGGACAGGTCTCTGTAGCCAAGCCAAGAGAGCACTTAGTCCAAACCCTGTTCCAGCCCACCTCAACTCAAAGGTTCCTTCTCTGGTGCCTG GTCTGACTCATAAGAAGCCTCGTGTTGTTGCCGCGGGCTCGGCGCATTGTGTGTGCCTAACAG GAGATGGTGATCTGTTTCTGTGGGGAAGCAACAAGCACAATCAGCTGACTGCCACTGAAGCCTTCACGGCCACTCCGGCTCCACTCGATCGCTCGCTGCTAGGTGGAGAGAAAGTTGTAAATGTGTGGAGCGGTTGGACGCACGTTATAGCCCAAACAG AAAGAGGGAGAGTGTTCACTTGGGGTAGAGGAAATTACGGACAACTTGGCCGACCTTTGGCAGCTGGCCCGAATTCTGAGCCTCGGTCAGCAGACAATAGCAGCAAGGCCTTCCTCCCTGCCGAGGTGAAAGGTCTCTGTGGAGCCACGcag ATCGCTTGTGGATCCGAACATAACCTCGCCACCGTAG
- the sergef gene encoding secretion-regulating guanine nucleotide exchange factor isoform X4 encodes MATTSLQEFCLVAWGANSYGQLDQGHEEDQAVPKISNKAALQKRTVRLLCGGGGHTVVVTDDGKAFTCGQNNRGQLGLGHTANCSTLQHISGLNQRVTNVACGWDFTLLLTDCGNLLACGSNVFGQLGTSHVTSHSAKLILIEDLKDCVMNVAAGLRHALVITDSGCVYQWGTGLCSQAKRALSPNPVPAHLNSKVPSLVPGLTHKKPRVVAAGSAHCVCLTGDGDLFLWGSNKHNQLTATEAFTATPAPLDRSLLGGEKVVNVWSGWTHVIAQTERGRVFTWGRGNYGQLGRPLAAGPNSEPRSADNSSKAFLPAEVKGLCGATQIACGSEHNLATVERGQLRLETHLISPCIE; translated from the exons ATGGCAACTACCTCCCTACAGGAGTTTTGTTTGGTCGCGTGG GGTGCGAACAGCTACGGGCAGCTTGATCAGGGACATGAAGAGGATCAGGCAGTCCCGAAGATCTCCAACAAGGCTGCTTTACAGAAAAGGACCGTCCGGCTTCTTTGCGGTGGTGGGGGACACACGGTGGTTGTCACTG ATGATGGAAAGGCGTTCACGTGTGGGCAGAATAACAGGGGCCAGCTTGGACTCGGACACACTGCCAACTGCTCAACACTTCAACACATCTCAGGCCTGAATCAGAGAGTCACGAATGTCGCCTGTGGCTGGGATTTTACTCTTCTCCTTACTG ATTGTGGTAATTTATTAGCATGTGGCTCCAATGTGTTTGGACAGCTTGGTACTAGCCATGTGACTTCCCACTCTGCAAAGCTGATACTCATAGAG GATCTGAAGGACTGTGTGATGAACGTAGCAGCAGGCCTCCGACACGCTCTAGTCATCACAG ACTCGGGATGTGTCTACCAATGGGGGACAGGTCTCTGTAGCCAAGCCAAGAGAGCACTTAGTCCAAACCCTGTTCCAGCCCACCTCAACTCAAAGGTTCCTTCTCTGGTGCCTG GTCTGACTCATAAGAAGCCTCGTGTTGTTGCCGCGGGCTCGGCGCATTGTGTGTGCCTAACAG GAGATGGTGATCTGTTTCTGTGGGGAAGCAACAAGCACAATCAGCTGACTGCCACTGAAGCCTTCACGGCCACTCCGGCTCCACTCGATCGCTCGCTGCTAGGTGGAGAGAAAGTTGTAAATGTGTGGAGCGGTTGGACGCACGTTATAGCCCAAACAG AAAGAGGGAGAGTGTTCACTTGGGGTAGAGGAAATTACGGACAACTTGGCCGACCTTTGGCAGCTGGCCCGAATTCTGAGCCTCGGTCAGCAGACAATAGCAGCAAGGCCTTCCTCCCTGCCGAGGTGAAAGGTCTCTGTGGAGCCACGcag ATCGCTTGTGGATCCGAACATAACCTCGCCACCGTAG